TACCAATAACTTGAAAAATCCTGAATTTGAGTTTCTACCTTTTGATTCTGACGAAAAACCTGAGAAACTTATCGACACCTTAAAATCTTTAAAAGTTCCTGATGGCATTTTAAAAGAAGTTTATCAGAAAAAAATTAATGAATTGATTTTGTTAAACGAATTAAATCTTTGTAGAGGCAATTTAAGGAAGAGAAAAAAATTATCTAAACAGATTTTTGGTGTTCCTAGCAGTAGGTGCTTTGATTTTGCTAAAAATATTTTAGTTGGAGTTAGTGGTTTATCTTATTTTAATGATATTGATGTTGAGTATTTTATTAAAGAACTTCGCGGTTGTCTTATTAGGAATAATTTAAATGATTGGAAAATTGAACTGGTTGATAAAAAAAACATGGTTATTCATCAAGAAACTAAACAAATATTTGTAGGAAAGAACACAATTTACGCTCAGTCAGATATCGATCGACTATTAGTTCATGATGTTGGTTGGCATGTTATGAGGGCCGCTAATGGTTTTAGACAAAGGTTGAAATTGTTTGTGTCAGGGTTTCCAGAATATCATTCTACTGAAGAGGGTGGTGCTTTGCTAGTTGAGCAACTAACTGGAAAACTTGAAATTAATACTTTGAGAATTTATGCTGCGCGCGTATTAGCTGTTGATGCTTTTTATCGCGGCAAGTCTTTCAAATACATTTTTGATATGTTTCTAAAGTATGGTTTTAGTCGTGATCAATCTTGGAACCTGGCAGTCAGAGTTTTTCGTGGAGGAGGACTGGGCAAAGACCACTTATATATAGAAGGTTTTTTAAAAATGAAAGAATTTATAAAAACAGAAGAAGATATTAAATTGTTCTATGTTGGCAAAATAGGTTTCACAAATATTGAGTTAGTTAAGAATTTGATTAAAGATAAATTTGTTGCTCCGGCTCTTTTTGTTCCCGATTTTATCAAAGATATTAAATGGAAATAGTTAATTTCTTGCCTGTTACTTAATTTTACCCCCTTTGATACTTGATATTGTAAGTGGCTTTTAATGCTTTGTTTGTTTAATTTAACTTCTTTAGTTTGATGTTAGTTTGATGTATTGATTTTTTCAGATACGATTTAAGTCTTTAATTGTTATTAAATCTTCAATTTAGAAAAATCAGAATTTATATTTTTTATAAAACCGGATTTGCAATAAACAAAGCATATAAGATTAAACTATTTCTGATGTGTGATCATGCTTTCTTATCTGTATTATGTTTTCTACAAAGCTTTCCATTTTTGGTTCATGACTTACAATTATTGTTTGTCTGCTTCCTAACTGTTCAAGGACATCTCGGACTTTATCTAGTTGATCTGTGCTAAACCCGTCTGTTGGTTCATCTAAAATTATTATATCTTTTGTTTTTATATTGCTTATATAATCGTTTATTGTTTTGTTTAATGCTAATCTATACGCTAATGCTACTGCTGTTTTTTCCCCACCACTTAAATTTTCTATTTCGGTATCATAACCGTTTTGATTTATACTTGGCGCAAAAGTATCATTTAATTGCGCTTGTATTGTTTCATCTTCTATTAAAGTTTTAAACCAATCTCTAAATCTTTGATTGAATTCTTGGTGTATTGTCGCTAATGTGTGTTTTTCTATATTGACGACTAAATTGATAAAATGGTTTTTTATCCAGTTATGTATTTTATTTTGTTTTTGTATATTTTTGCTAAGTTCCTGTTTTTTGTTCAGTTCTGTTTGTTTTTGATTCTTTTGTTCTCGTTTACCATATATTTTTTGTTTTATTTCCGCTTTAACTATTTCTTGTTGTCTTATTTTTTGTTGCAGTTCCTTCAAATTCTGTTTGTTTTTTAACATCATTTGTTCATCTATTTTTATTGTTTGAAGTTGCTTAACGTATTCATTCAAGATTTTTTTTAGTTCAACGATACTTATTTTTTGATCTTCCTCTTTCTTTTGGATCTGTTTTTGTTTTTCTTTTAGAAAAATTATTTTTTCTTGCCTTTTTTCCCAGTTTTCTAGTTTTATTTTTTGTATTTGTTCCTCTTGCCTTTTTTCTCTTAAATCCTGTAATTTTTTATTTATTTTTTCCAGATTTGTCTGGGCTATCAAAATTATCTTTTCGTAGTTATGTTTTTGTTTTTCTGATTCAGTTATCTTTGCTTGCTGTTCTGATTCAACATGAATTTTATGTTCTTCCGTTACTTTTTGGTTGCAAGTAGGACAATTTTGTAAGGAACCTATTTTTAGTATTAGTTGCTTTGCATTTTCCGCGTTGTTTTCTAAGATTGCGATTTTATTTTTTGCTAGCAATAATTTTTTTTCGTTTTCTTCTTTTAACTTTTCGTAGTACTCTGGAGTATGTTCTAAAGCTTTGATTTCTCTTTCTGATTGTTGTTGATTATCTTCTGCAATTTTCGGTTTTGGTTCTGATTTTATTTCTTCTAATTCTTTGTTTATTTCTTTATTTTGTTCTTCTAAGTTCTCTATGATTTTTTCGTTATTAATTAGTTCTGATTTTTTCATCTGTATTTTATTTTTTATTGTATCGCATAATTTTTCTTGTTGTTCTATTTTTTCTATTTCTTTTCTTAAATCCTCTTCTTGCATTTCTAATTCTTTAATCACTGTTTTTTCAAATTGTTCTTGGAGCTGTTTTATCTGGTCTTCTAAATCTTTTATTTCTTTTTTTAATTCTTCCTGACCCTGGACTAAAAGCTCCATCAATTTTATTTCATTCCTTAATTCTTTTGCGTACAAATTAGCATTTTCAGTTATTCTTTTGTATTTATCTATGTCAAATAGTTTCCTTATTTTTTCCAATCTTTCATCTGAATTTTCAAAAAGAATTAGTTTCATTTCTTCTTGCGGAGTATATACTGTATACCTAAATATCAAAGATTTTGATTTTGTGAGAAGATCTTCCGGATAACCTATCAAATCTAGAATTTTTGATTTTAATTCCACAGCAGTCAGATCAGTCTTTTCAGCATCCATAATTATGTATCCAGAATCCTGTTGTATTCCCACACTTGTTTTTTTCAACGTTCTTTGAATTTCTATATTTTTATTATCTATTTCAAAACTTAAATTTATTATACCTTCCCGTTCACCATGTCTTAAAAGAGTAGATCCTGAAATCGTACCTCTTATAAATCCAAATAATGCAAATTCTATTGCTAATAAAATAGTTGTTTTGCCAGAACCTATATCTCCAGACAATAAAGTTGAACCTTCATCAAAAGTTATTTCTAACTCTTTGTAAGATCTTATATTTTTTAGAGAAATTTTTTTGAGGAGCATCTTCATTTAGGAAAAATTCGATAGTTTATATTATTTCTTGTGCATGATGCACTATTTAAAGATATTAGAACCATTTAATATTATTGGATGTAGTTTAAATCATGACTTTTTGAAAACAACTTGTTATAATTATTAAACATAGTTTTTTGCATATTAGAAGTCACATCACTAAGTTTCTTTGCAATATCATCAATGCCCTCAGATACATAATCAGACATAGTATCAGCACAGGGCATAATTCTCTTAGTTACAGGCTCTAATTTTTCATCAATATACATGAGTTTTATTTGTAACGAATCATTTTTCTTTAAAGATTTTTCAGCTTTACTCAATATTTGTATAGCTAATCCTCCAATCGTCCAACCTAGCGTTCCAGACTCCGTATACTCTTTATTTTTAATCAAATTATAGTTTTGTTTTAACACATCAATTGTTCTAGCAGCAACATATAAATTCGTTATCCCAATAGACAATCCCTGCGCATCCATACCTTGTGTTTCCAGAACTTTTTCAAGACCATAACTCCACGCCATGACTTGACCAAAGCCACTTGGAGAATTTAACACTCTAGATAAAGAACTTATATTATTATAGTGTTCTTCTTGTTCAGAATTTATCTTAGTCGCCTTTTTAAAAGCTTGAACGTCTTCTACAGGTATTCCGTCTAAAAAATAAGCTAATAGCCCAGTATAAGCTAGTTTAGACTGATTATTAGTTGGCAATGGAGCTAAATTAGATAATATTTTTGCTTTCAAATCAGGATAATGCTGTTTTTTTGTAAGCTCATTATAAAGATCCTTCCTAAATTCTTTTCTTTCACTACGTAAATTCTTATTTATATTACCATCATAAATGCCTCTCCACGTATCCAATAAAGTCTCTTTTACAACCATGCCCTGAATCACAGAATTATAAGTCAAAGCCAATATTTTATCTTTAACATCAATAACTTTTTCCTTTGTTTCAAATATTACATCTTCAATATTATGAATTAACTCATAAGGATCAAAAGGATCATATTGACCTACATCCACAAATGAGCTCATAGAAACAGCGCCTTTATCAGTCATGAAAAGAGGCTCTTTTTTTCTCATATAAAATTTCATTGTATGATTCTTTTTTTTAGAAAAAATGTTCTTTTCTTGCTTCTCAACAGGAATGTTAACTGAATCCTTTTTTTCCTTTTTTTCTTGCTTCTTTTTTTCGGAAGCACTAAATGCTAAACTTCTGGCTATTGATAAATCCATTATGACCTAGAAAAGTGTTGATTTCTATTTAAATATTGCGAAAGAATTCTTAAAAATGGCTCACACTCCAAATTATTTAAATACTAACAACCACACTTAACAAAATATGATAACCGAACGAGCACTAAGCCTTACCTGCCCAAATAAAAAATGTTCAAAATACAAAAAACACCTGCGAGGAAACATAATAAAATATGGAACACAAAAAAACGGTGTGCCTAGATACAAATGCTCAGAATGCAAAAAAACATTTACAAAAATAAATAATGTGCGAAAAAATATGAAAATATCAAGAGAAGAATTCATTCATATATGCAAGTTAATGGCTCAAAAAATGAGCTTTAGAAAAATAAGCCGAAAAACAGGCAAACACCTAGACACAATAAGAGGTGTAGCAAATAGGATTACAGAAAACTACAGAAAAATGCGTGATTACTTCAAAGACGATTTAAAAATGGAAGAACAAGAAGTAGAAAGCATGTGGAGTCATATCAAAAAAAAGAAAAAAATCAAAGAATGATAAAAACCTGAAAAACAGCAAGAAAATATAATTTTTAAAGAAAAGCATTGAAAACAAGTTTTCAGGGTTTTGAAAGCTTAACTTCTCAAAACCTTTAAAAACTGAACCTATTTCTCAAACATAAACATTCAGCCCCGCAGATATACCACCAAGATTTTTTCAAAAAATCTTGTAAAAAGAGTACGTTTTGCGGAGCTCAACAGTACAAAACACAAAAAGCCCCGTAGTGTAGCGGCCAATCATCCCAGCCTTTGGCCAACTGGTTTCGCTCGGTTGACACGCAAAGTGACATGCGCACTTCGTGCTTAGCCCCTGAGACAGATTGGAAGACAGCTGGGGACCTCGGTTCAAATCCGGGCGGGGCTATATCTGAGTCTCACGTCTTTTAGTGGACTCTTATTTTTCTTTATTTTTGCATCAAAAAAGGCAAATTATTTTAAGTTCAGCAATTCTTTAATTTTTAGGTGATATATAATGGGGAATCTTTTTGAGAACACCAATGCAATTGTTAAGTCGTACATTGATAAGGGTAAATTTTATTTGTGTGATTTGGAAGATGAAATTCATACTCAAGATGGTATAATGAGGGTTGCGCCAGGACTTACAGTGAAAGAACATTTAGACGACTTGGCAGATGAAGGGGTTTTAGTAAAAGAAATTTCTCTTTACAAAAACTCAGGAAAACATGAGATTCATTATTCAATTAATAAAGATTTTAAACCCAATTATGAGTTATTTAATATACCTGATATTATGTAATACAACATCGGAGTTTCATATATAAATAATGGCACTTGAGGTCGGGCGGGGCTATACCCTATCCACGGTAAATCTGTGGACTCCTTCTTTTAAATGGTTTTTTAGTTATCTAATTCTTCTAGAAATAATTTCAGGTGCGGTTCTGTTTGCAGTTCTTTTATTTCGTTTTGAGTCATTGGTTTGTTTTGGTTGTTTAGTATTTTTTGATTACCCCATGATTCGTTTATTTTTTGCAGTAGGTATTTGCTTTCTGGGATTAGTTGCTTAATTTTTTCGTTGAAGAAATACTCAACTAAATTTTCTTTTATTGAATTGTTTTCTTGTTCTTGAACAATTAATTCTTTTGCTATGTAGAGGAATCCTTTTATGCATTTTTGGTAGTCTTCTTCGTCTAGTTTTTCTAGGAATATTCTTATTTCTTGGTTTTTTGCATAGAGTTTGAATTGTAAATGTTTGTCTGAGTGTCCTTTTTTGTGGTGGTGTATCATTGATTCTTTTGTTTCGCCTTCTAGTGTGAATTTTGATGATTTGAGATTTAAGCAATATTCGTCTTCTACTAATGAGTTTGTTTCTGTTAGTGTTATTTGTATTTCTTCTTGAGAAAATGTGGTTACATATTCGTCTTCGTATTGTCCTCTATTGTTTTTGAGGTTTTCAAGATTTGCGTATTCTGGCAGGATGTAGATATATTTTGGTTTACTCATAGTAAATGTCTCCTTATATCGTAGTGTAGCGAGTCTTTTGATAGGTTGTTTTTTTCGTATGCTTCTGACCAATTATCTCTATTGAAGTAGTCTTCTATTGTTTCAAATTGATAAAGTTTTATATCGAAAATTTCTTCTAGTAGTTGTTTTAAGCATACAAAATAAATCAAATCTTTTTCTTTACTAATTACATTTTCTGGATTTTCCCAACCTTTTCCACTATTAATGTTCACAATTTCTAGATCAAGTCGCCAGTCAAGGTCTTGTGACCTTGATAGTTCTTTTAATGATTTGTTTTGTAATAGCGCGATTATTGAGATGTCGTTGTATTTACATACAACTACGTATTCTTGGTTTTTTATTTTTATGTGTACTGTCTTATGAGCTGTTTCGTATTTTGTTCCTATGATGTTTCCTTTTTGTATTATTGTTGTGTTCTTTTCAGAATTAAGAGCATTCGCTAATTTGATTAGTCTTAAGATTATTTGTTCGTGTGTTTCTTTACCTTTGGCTAGTTCTTCTAGCATGTCTTTGGTTTTTTGTTTGAGTCTTATTGTTGAAGACTTTTCGCTTGAGGTTATGTTTACTTTTTCCATTCCAATCACCCATATATAATGTATACAACATATACAAAGTATATAAATTTTGTGTTTTTGTAATGCAAAATCGGAGATTTATTTATAAATAAACAGATAGGGGTCAGGCAGGCTATTTCATATTTCATATCCATTATTTTTTTGAAAGTTCCCATAGGAGCTTAAAATATTTTTTATAAGCTTCTGCTATTTCCTGTTGTTTAATCATGAATGCAAGTGGTTTTTCGGACCAGTGAATAATTACAACTCTGCTTCCATAAACATAAGTTGTTGAAGGGTTTATATATTCGTCTGAGATATATTTTATTTTACATGACTGTAATTCTTGTTCTCTTTGTTCAATTCTTATTTTTTCTGAAAAAATTATTGACATTGATATTTTTAATTTTATTCGTGTCTTGTGAAAATTATTAAAGTATGTTGGGAATAGCTTTTTGAAAGATCCACTTGCACCCCACACGTAAAAATGATTTTTTTGCTTTATTATGTCTTCAAATATATTTTTTAGACCATTTTTTCCTTCATACACTGCGCCTTCTAGTTGTTGCCCAACAGATCTTATTTTCTCCATTTCTGGAATAATTCTTTGTATTTCTTCTTCTTGTTTTTCAAGTTCTGATTTTTTATTTTTAATAAATTCAGTTAATTTATTGAATGCTTCTGCTTGGAAATATTTCTTTTTTCTTTTAATTATGTATGATACTAATCCTTTGTTTATAAGAAGATCTAAGAGGTTGTAGACTACTGCTCTGTGAAGCCCTGCTTTTTTTATAAGTGGTCCTGCTGAAGTTGTTCCTAATTCTATTAAATGTAAGTAAACTTTTGACTCTTGTGGTGTAAGTCCTGCTTTGACTAAAATTGTATTGTCCATATAGATGTAATTATATTTCAAATATATAAATTTGTCGTAATATGATATTATTACAAATTTATAAATATATGTTTCAATTACACTTTACAATGGTAACAAACCAAGACTATCGGTCTGCAAAAGAATACTTTGACAATATCTGGTCAGAACAACAAGAATCACTAATTGATTTATGTTCATATAAATCTAAACAAGATTTTTATGTAATTGCTGACTTTGATGATTCAGGGATAATTTTTGAAGACAAGAAACAAAGAGGTTTTTCTGCATTAGATTTATCGGGAGTTACAAATAAAGTGGTTCTGATAAAATATGCTTCATTTGAATTTTCTTTCAAAGAAAACACCAATTTTTATACTAAACTTTATGAGGATATGAACAAATTTATTCTGTCTTCCGGAACTGGTTTAGAAATACTGAATCCTCCTAAAGTGGGTTTATTTCTATTCAATCAATATCTAACATATATTCTTGAGAATGAAAAAAACTGGAAAAAAACGACAAAAAAAGAGAAAAGTCAAACAGGTTTGCTTTTTTCTGGTTATGTTCAAGACACGACAAAACCATATAAATTAACCTTTGAGAATAGTCTTGAGGATTTGGTGAAAATTACAGAACAATACATTCTAAAAAGTTTTTCTGAAATCGAAAGAAGACCTTTTTTTGAAACTAATATCAAAGGCAATGTTAGAGATTTATTTACTGATTGTTATATTGGAAAGACAATTAATGATGCTTACATAGAAGATATATTAAAAGCGACAGGCTAATATTTTTTTGATAACATTTGATATACATTCTCCGAGATAGGTATTTATAGTATGACAAACGGCAGGGGCTATCAATCTTTGAGAATACTAAAAAATCTGTTGATTTTCGGTGTACCAAAAATATACTATTTCTGTGTATATTCGAAGGAAAAACACTTGGGTTTTTAAGAAAAGTTTATATGCGTTCATTTTAAATGAAAACATTTATATATTTTAAATGAATACATTTGAATATGTTATCTAAAGATGTACTTAAAGAGGTTGTTTTAGCTCAGCAAAAGGATTTGGAATTACCTTTTGGTGTGACTCGAGAAAAACAAGTTAAACCTTTAAAGAAATTTGCTCTTATCATAACTGGTCTTCGAAGATCTGGCAAATCAACTTTATTGAGACAATATTTTAGTAACAAAAAACCAATTTATTATC
The DNA window shown above is from Candidatus Woesearchaeota archaeon and carries:
- a CDS encoding DUF1704 domain-containing protein; the encoded protein is MKPSDIFGEVDLKLFEISKKTRPIFYSTPVNEETQKEIFFTNNLKNPEFEFLPFDSDEKPEKLIDTLKSLKVPDGILKEVYQKKINELILLNELNLCRGNLRKRKKLSKQIFGVPSSRCFDFAKNILVGVSGLSYFNDIDVEYFIKELRGCLIRNNLNDWKIELVDKKNMVIHQETKQIFVGKNTIYAQSDIDRLLVHDVGWHVMRAANGFRQRLKLFVSGFPEYHSTEEGGALLVEQLTGKLEINTLRIYAARVLAVDAFYRGKSFKYIFDMFLKYGFSRDQSWNLAVRVFRGGGLGKDHLYIEGFLKMKEFIKTEEDIKLFYVGKIGFTNIELVKNLIKDKFVAPALFVPDFIKDIKWK
- a CDS encoding AAA family ATPase — translated: MKMLLKKISLKNIRSYKELEITFDEGSTLLSGDIGSGKTTILLAIEFALFGFIRGTISGSTLLRHGEREGIINLSFEIDNKNIEIQRTLKKTSVGIQQDSGYIIMDAEKTDLTAVELKSKILDLIGYPEDLLTKSKSLIFRYTVYTPQEEMKLILFENSDERLEKIRKLFDIDKYKRITENANLYAKELRNEIKLMELLVQGQEELKKEIKDLEDQIKQLQEQFEKTVIKELEMQEEDLRKEIEKIEQQEKLCDTIKNKIQMKKSELINNEKIIENLEEQNKEINKELEEIKSEPKPKIAEDNQQQSEREIKALEHTPEYYEKLKEENEKKLLLAKNKIAILENNAENAKQLILKIGSLQNCPTCNQKVTEEHKIHVESEQQAKITESEKQKHNYEKIILIAQTNLEKINKKLQDLREKRQEEQIQKIKLENWEKRQEKIIFLKEKQKQIQKKEEDQKISIVELKKILNEYVKQLQTIKIDEQMMLKNKQNLKELQQKIRQQEIVKAEIKQKIYGKREQKNQKQTELNKKQELSKNIQKQNKIHNWIKNHFINLVVNIEKHTLATIHQEFNQRFRDWFKTLIEDETIQAQLNDTFAPSINQNGYDTEIENLSGGEKTAVALAYRLALNKTINDYISNIKTKDIIILDEPTDGFSTDQLDKVRDVLEQLGSRQTIIVSHEPKMESFVENIIQIRKHDHTSEIV